One window of the Bos indicus isolate NIAB-ARS_2022 breed Sahiwal x Tharparkar chromosome 15, NIAB-ARS_B.indTharparkar_mat_pri_1.0, whole genome shotgun sequence genome contains the following:
- the LOC109569225 gene encoding interstitial collagenase-like produces the protein MPRLPLLLLLLWGTGSHGFPAATSETQEQDVETVKKYLENYYNLNSNGKKVERQRNGGLITEKLKQMQKFFGLRVTGKPDAETLNVMKQPRCGVPDVAPFVLTPGNPRWENTNLTYRIENYTPDLSRADVDQAIEKAFQLWSNVTSLTFTKVSEGQADIMISFVRGDHRDNSPFDGPGGNLAHAFQPGAGIGGDAHFDDDEWWTSNFQDYNLYRVAAHEFGHSLGLAHSTDIGALMYPSYTFSGDVQLSQDDIDGIQAIYGPSQNPTQPVGPQTPEVCDSKLTFDAITTIRGEVMFFKDRFYMRTNPLYPEVELNFISVFWPQLPNGLQAAYEVADRDEVRFFKGNKYWAVKGQYVLRGYPRDIYRSFGFPRTVKSIDAAVSEEDTGKTYFFVANKCWRYDEYKQSMDAGYPKMIAEDFPGIGNKVDAVFQKGGFFYFFHGKRQYKFDPKTKKILTLLKANSWFNCRKN, from the exons ATGCCCagactgcctctgctgctgctgctactctgGGGCACGGGGTCCCACGGCTTCCCAGCAGCAACTTCAGAAACACAAGAACAAGATGTGGAGACGGTGAAG AAATACCTGGAAAACTACTACAACCTGAACAGTAATGGGAAGAAAGTTGAAAGGCAGAGAAACGGTGGCCTCATAACTGAAAAGCTAAAGCAAATGCAAAAATTCTTTGGGCTGAGAGTGACCGGGAAACCAGATGCTGAAACCCTGAATGTGATGAAGCAGCCCAGATGTGGGGTGCCCGACGTGGCTCCGTTTGTTCTTACTCCAGGAAATCCTCGTTGGGAGAACACAAACCTGACCTACAG GATTGAAAATTACACCCCAGACCTGTCAAGAGCAGATGTGGACCAAGCCATTGAGAAAGCCTTTCAACTCTGGAGCAATGTCACATCCTTGACCTTCACCAAGGTCTCTGAGGGTCAAGCGGACATAATGATATCCTTTGTCAGGGGAG ATCATCGTGACAATTCTCCCTTTGATGGACCTGGTGGAAACCTTGCTCATGCTTTTCAACCAGGTGCAGGGATCGGAGGAGACGCTCATTTTGATGATGATGAATGGTGGACCAGCAATTTCCAAG ATTATAACTTGTACCGGGTGGCAGCGCATGAATTTGGCCATTCCCTTGGACTTGCTCATTCTACTGACATTGGGGCTCTGATGTACCCCAGTTACACCTTCAGTGGTGATGTTCAGCTTTCTCAGGATGACATTGATGGGATCCAGGCCATCTACG GACCTTCCCAAAATCCCACTCAGCCAGTCGGCCCACAAACCCCAGAAGTGTGTGATAGCAAGCTAACTTTTGATGCCATAACTACAATTCGGGGAGAAGTGATGTTCTTCAAAGACCG gtTCTACATGCGCACAAATCCCTTGTACCCAGAAGTGGAGCTCAATTTCATCTCTGTTTTCTGGCCACAACTCCCAAATGGACTTCAAGCTGCTTATGAGGTTGCCGACAGGGATGAGGTCCGGTTTTTCAAAG GTAACAAGTATTGGGCTGTTAAGGGGCAGTATGTGCTCCGCGGATACCCCAGGGACATCTACAGATCCTTTGGCTTTCCGAGAACGGTGAAGAGCATCGATGCCGCTGTTTCTGAGGAAGATACTGGGAAAACGTATTTCTTTGTTGCCAACAAATGCTGGAG GTATGATGAATATAAACAGTCCATGGATGCAGGTTATCCCAAAATGATAGCAGAAGACTTTCCCGGAATTGGCAACAAAGTTGATGCTGTTTTCCAGAAAGGTG gatttttctatttcttccatggAAAAAGGCAATACAAATTTGATCCCAAAACTAAGAAAATTTTGACTCTTCTAAAAGCTAATAGCTGGTTCAACTGCAGAAAAAATTGA